A single region of the Amphiprion ocellaris isolate individual 3 ecotype Okinawa chromosome 4, ASM2253959v1, whole genome shotgun sequence genome encodes:
- the lyl1 gene encoding T-cell acute lymphocytic leukemia protein 1 isoform X2 — translation MMEKLNPTGPPASPHELPRSSSSSSASSPSCASVEQHSPLQSQSLASSEATSSPRPPNKSGHKGRTDVPTAGSIQSPITSTTAPTNHQADTAAAPELVVMEMEKKEEETRGRPKSTTAPAASTNGSPTLSSPPPLLPAPAKTSPCPLALPASTTSFRSSSSSSPLPPHIPVISLGHSKPRLPLPNTPLTALHPIPNLLHGPHGDIRRSQLTCLPVVAPGASGSSGGPSAASPGPLLTQQYLPAHPFFTSSYLGPSGGSYGVINNSRIKRRPSSHFEMEINDCPPQKLARRVFTNSRERWRQQNVNGAFSELRKLIPTHPPDKKLSKNEILRLAVKYINFLVTLLNDQAQDKGRDSAEEDTEEDSTAAGLDSNKLKPLFQCDTLPPTHSALPVSARPAMASAHRHRDSTDSVIALANSPATSSCYGDTDSEESFGTKTALVTHGILGKVKGQIRMVAATNDER, via the exons ATGATGGAGAAGCTGAACCCCACAGGCCCACCTGCCTCACCTCACGAGCTACCTcgctcatcttcctcctcctccgcgTCTTCACCATCCTGTGCGTCCGTGGAGCAGCACAGTCCCCTCCAGAGCCAGAGTTTAGCATCCTCTGAGGCTACCAGCAGCCCGCGTCCTCCTAACAAGTCAGGGCACAAGGGACGCACGGACGTCCCCACTGCCGGCTCGATTCAGTCCCCCATCACCTCGACGACTGCACCGACCAATCACCAGGCGGACACAGCTGCTGCACCTGAGCTCGTCGTCATGGAGatggagaagaaggaagaggaaacaCGAGGGAGGCCCAAGAGCACCACCGCCCCTGCTGCTTCAACCAACGGGTCTCCAACTCTTTCCTCTCCACCTCCGCTGCTCCCTGCACCAGCCAAGACGTCCCCATGCCCTCTGGCCCTTCCGGCCTCCACCACATCCTTCCGttcatcctcatcatcctctcctctccctccccacATCCCAGTCATCAGCCTCGGCCACAGCAAGCCCCGTCTCCCGCTGCCGAACACCCCTCTGACTGCCCTCCACCCGATTCCTAACCTCCTACACGGACCTCACGGGGACATTCGCCGCAGCCAGCTGACCTgcctacctgtggtcgctcctGGAGCTTCTGGATCTTCTGGAGGGCCCTCAGCTGCCTCTCCTGGGCCCCTGCTGACCCAACAGTACCTGCCTGCACACCCTTTCTTCACAAG TTCTTACTTGGGTCCTTCAGGGGGAAGCTATGGTGTCATCAACAACAGCCGGATCAAGAGGAGACCCTCGTCACACTTTGAGATGGAGATCAATGATT GCCCTCCTCAGAAACTCGCCCGTCGTGTCTTCACCAACAGTCGAGAGCGCTGGCGACAGCAGAATGTGAACGGGGCTTTCTCCGAGCTCAGAAAACTGATTCCCACACACCCACCAGACAAGAAACTCAGCAAGAATGAAATCCTCCGTCTGGCTGTGAAGTACATCAACTTCCTGGTCACTCTGCTCAACGACCAGGCCCAGGACAAGGGCAGGGACTCAGCAGAAGAGGACACTGAGGAGGACAGCACTGCAGCTGGGCTGGACAGCAACAAATTAAAGCCTCTCTTCCAGTGCGACACTCTGCCTCCGACCCACTCTGCACTGCCGGTATCAGCCCGTCCCGCCATGGCTTCAGCCCACAGACACAGAGACTCGACCGACTCGGTCATCGCCCTGGCCAATTCCCCAGCAACGTCCAGTTGCTATGGAGACACGGACAGCGAGGAAAGCTTTGGAACTAAGACCGCTTTGGTGACCCATGGCATTCTGGGAAAGGTCAAGGGTCAGATAAGGATGGTGGCGGCCACAAATGATGAGCGGTGA
- the lyl1 gene encoding T-cell acute lymphocytic leukemia protein 1 isoform X1, which produces MMEKLNPTGPPASPHELPRSSSSSSASSPSCASVEQHSPLQSQSLASSEATSSPRPPNKSGHKGRTDVPTAGSIQSPITSTTAPTNHQADTAAAPELVVMEMEKKEEETRGRPKSTTAPAASTNGSPTLSSPPPLLPAPAKTSPCPLALPASTTSFRSSSSSSPLPPHIPVISLGHSKPRLPLPNTPLTALHPIPNLLHGPHGDIRRSQLTCLPVVAPGASGSSGGPSAASPGPLLTQQYLPAHPFFTSSYLGPSGGSYGVINNSRIKRRPSSHFEMEINDSGPPQKLARRVFTNSRERWRQQNVNGAFSELRKLIPTHPPDKKLSKNEILRLAVKYINFLVTLLNDQAQDKGRDSAEEDTEEDSTAAGLDSNKLKPLFQCDTLPPTHSALPVSARPAMASAHRHRDSTDSVIALANSPATSSCYGDTDSEESFGTKTALVTHGILGKVKGQIRMVAATNDER; this is translated from the exons ATGATGGAGAAGCTGAACCCCACAGGCCCACCTGCCTCACCTCACGAGCTACCTcgctcatcttcctcctcctccgcgTCTTCACCATCCTGTGCGTCCGTGGAGCAGCACAGTCCCCTCCAGAGCCAGAGTTTAGCATCCTCTGAGGCTACCAGCAGCCCGCGTCCTCCTAACAAGTCAGGGCACAAGGGACGCACGGACGTCCCCACTGCCGGCTCGATTCAGTCCCCCATCACCTCGACGACTGCACCGACCAATCACCAGGCGGACACAGCTGCTGCACCTGAGCTCGTCGTCATGGAGatggagaagaaggaagaggaaacaCGAGGGAGGCCCAAGAGCACCACCGCCCCTGCTGCTTCAACCAACGGGTCTCCAACTCTTTCCTCTCCACCTCCGCTGCTCCCTGCACCAGCCAAGACGTCCCCATGCCCTCTGGCCCTTCCGGCCTCCACCACATCCTTCCGttcatcctcatcatcctctcctctccctccccacATCCCAGTCATCAGCCTCGGCCACAGCAAGCCCCGTCTCCCGCTGCCGAACACCCCTCTGACTGCCCTCCACCCGATTCCTAACCTCCTACACGGACCTCACGGGGACATTCGCCGCAGCCAGCTGACCTgcctacctgtggtcgctcctGGAGCTTCTGGATCTTCTGGAGGGCCCTCAGCTGCCTCTCCTGGGCCCCTGCTGACCCAACAGTACCTGCCTGCACACCCTTTCTTCACAAG TTCTTACTTGGGTCCTTCAGGGGGAAGCTATGGTGTCATCAACAACAGCCGGATCAAGAGGAGACCCTCGTCACACTTTGAGATGGAGATCAATGATT CAGGCCCTCCTCAGAAACTCGCCCGTCGTGTCTTCACCAACAGTCGAGAGCGCTGGCGACAGCAGAATGTGAACGGGGCTTTCTCCGAGCTCAGAAAACTGATTCCCACACACCCACCAGACAAGAAACTCAGCAAGAATGAAATCCTCCGTCTGGCTGTGAAGTACATCAACTTCCTGGTCACTCTGCTCAACGACCAGGCCCAGGACAAGGGCAGGGACTCAGCAGAAGAGGACACTGAGGAGGACAGCACTGCAGCTGGGCTGGACAGCAACAAATTAAAGCCTCTCTTCCAGTGCGACACTCTGCCTCCGACCCACTCTGCACTGCCGGTATCAGCCCGTCCCGCCATGGCTTCAGCCCACAGACACAGAGACTCGACCGACTCGGTCATCGCCCTGGCCAATTCCCCAGCAACGTCCAGTTGCTATGGAGACACGGACAGCGAGGAAAGCTTTGGAACTAAGACCGCTTTGGTGACCCATGGCATTCTGGGAAAGGTCAAGGGTCAGATAAGGATGGTGGCGGCCACAAATGATGAGCGGTGA